The following are from one region of the Nicotiana tabacum cultivar K326 chromosome 3, ASM71507v2, whole genome shotgun sequence genome:
- the LOC107832377 gene encoding small nuclear ribonucleoprotein SmD3b-like, with translation MSRSLGIPVKLLHEATGHIVTVEMKSGEVYRGSMVECEDNWNCQLESITYTAKDGRVSQLEHVFIRGSKVRFMIIPDMLKNAPMFKRLEARIKGKGTSLGVGRGRAIAMRAKAQAAGGRGAAPGRGVVPPVRR, from the exons ATGAGTCGAAGCTTAGGCATACCGGTAAAGCTTCTACACGAAGCGACGGGACATATAGTGACGGTAGAGATGAAGAGTGGAGAGGTGTACAGAGGAAGTATGGTGGAGTGCGAGGACAACTGGAATTGCCAACTCGAGAGCATCACCTACACTGCTAAA GATGGAAGGGTGTCACAACTAGAGCATGTTTTTATCCGAGGGAGCAAAGTCAG GTTCATGATAATTCCTGATATGCTTAAGAATGCTCCTATGTTCAAGCGGCTAGAAGCAAGAATCAAG GGCAAAGGTACATCACTTGGTGTTGGTCGGGGACGTGCTATTGCTATGCGAGCTAAA GCTCAGGCTGCTGGTGGTCGTGGAGCAGCACCTGGTCGAGGTGTTGTGCCACCTGTAAGAAGATGA